The following proteins come from a genomic window of Pseudomonas sp. MAG733B:
- the treS gene encoding maltose alpha-D-glucosyltransferase: protein MAKKPKAATFIKDPLWYKDAVIYQVHVKSYFDSNNDGIGDFPGLIAKLDYIADLGVNTIWLLPFYPSPRRDDGYDIAEYRGVHSDYGTMADAKRFIAEAHKRGLRVITELVINHTSDQHAWFQRARKAKKGSAARDFYVWSDDDQKYDGTRIIFLDTEKSNWTWDPVAGQYFWHRFYSHQPDLNFDNPQVMKAVLSVMRYWLDMGIDGLRLDAIPYLIERDGTNNENLPETHDVLKQIRAEIDANYPDRMLLAEANQWPEDTQLYFGDTDKKGLNGDECHMAFHFPLMPRMYMALAQEDRFPITDILRQTPEIPANCQWAIFLRNHDELTLEMVTDKERDYLWNYYAADRRARINLGIRRRLAPLMERDRRRVELLNSLLLSMPGTPTMYYGDEIGMGDNIYLGDRDGVRTPMQWSIDRNGGFSRADPASLVLPPIMDPQYGYLSVNVETQSGDPHSLLNWTRRLLTVRKQSKAFGRGTLKMLSPTNRRVLAYTREYTGPDGKHEIILCVANVSRSAQAVELDLSAYVGMVPVEMLGGNAFPPIGQLNFLLTLAPYGFYWFGLAAENQMPSWHVEPAQSLPDFTTLVLKKRMEELLESPSRNTLEQGILPNWLQNRRWFAGKDAAIEQVNLAYGVRFGDAQHPVLLSEIEVTSGGQTSRYQLPFGFIAEDQVGAALPQQLALSRVRRGPQVGLITDAFSLENFIRTVLQGMHENRVLPSDGGEIRFEPTAELAKLGLTAESEVRYLSAEQSNSSVVIGNSLVLKLIRKVASGVHPELEMSAYLTSAGFGNISPLLGAVVRRDAAGEDNLLMIAQGYLSNQGDAWEWTQNNLERALRDELADAMSDQDQHYNALGELKDFAAMLGQRLGEMHQVLAAPSNNPDFEPQNTTQKDALATAKDVAAQIEHALKLLKQHQNELNPADKTLVSRLLDNKKAILSHVQELGKKTAGGLRIRVHGDLHLGQVLVIKGDAYLIDFEGEPARPLHERRGKHSPYKDVSGVLRSFDYAAAMTINVHNVDNTAQAQAARKRVADRYLSEAKQAFVDAYRLAAATLGHAWQDPEGEDAALALFGLEKAAYEVAYEAENRPTWLPVPLHGLYGLLSGLKPFSDLGGE from the coding sequence AAATCCTATTTCGACTCCAACAACGACGGGATCGGCGACTTTCCCGGCCTGATCGCCAAACTCGATTACATCGCCGACCTCGGCGTCAACACCATCTGGCTCTTGCCGTTCTATCCCTCGCCACGCCGCGACGATGGCTATGACATCGCCGAATACCGCGGCGTGCACAGCGACTACGGGACCATGGCCGATGCCAAGCGCTTCATCGCCGAGGCGCACAAGCGCGGCTTGCGAGTGATCACCGAACTGGTTATCAACCACACCTCGGATCAGCACGCGTGGTTTCAGCGCGCACGCAAGGCCAAGAAAGGTTCGGCGGCGCGGGACTTCTACGTGTGGTCCGATGACGACCAGAAGTACGACGGCACCCGGATCATTTTTCTCGACACCGAAAAATCCAACTGGACCTGGGACCCGGTGGCCGGTCAGTACTTCTGGCACCGTTTCTACTCCCACCAGCCCGACCTGAATTTCGATAATCCGCAGGTCATGAAAGCGGTGCTGTCGGTGATGCGCTATTGGCTCGACATGGGCATCGACGGTTTGCGCCTGGACGCGATCCCGTACCTGATCGAGCGTGACGGCACCAACAACGAAAACCTGCCGGAAACCCACGACGTCCTCAAACAGATCCGCGCCGAAATCGACGCCAACTATCCCGACCGCATGCTGCTGGCCGAGGCCAATCAATGGCCGGAAGACACCCAGCTGTATTTCGGCGACACCGACAAAAAGGGCCTGAACGGCGACGAATGCCACATGGCTTTCCACTTCCCGCTGATGCCGCGCATGTACATGGCGCTGGCCCAGGAGGACCGCTTCCCGATCACCGACATCCTGCGCCAGACCCCGGAAATCCCGGCCAACTGCCAATGGGCGATTTTCCTGCGCAACCATGATGAACTGACGCTGGAAATGGTCACCGACAAAGAGCGCGATTACCTGTGGAATTACTACGCGGCCGACCGTCGGGCGCGGATCAACCTGGGGATTCGCCGGCGCTTGGCGCCGCTGATGGAGCGTGACCGTCGCCGGGTGGAGTTGCTCAACAGTTTGCTGCTGTCGATGCCCGGCACGCCGACAATGTATTACGGCGATGAAATCGGCATGGGCGACAACATCTACCTCGGCGACCGCGACGGCGTGCGCACGCCGATGCAATGGTCGATTGACCGCAACGGCGGTTTCTCCCGCGCCGATCCGGCCAGCCTGGTCCTGCCGCCGATCATGGACCCGCAATACGGTTACCTGTCGGTCAACGTCGAAACCCAGTCCGGCGATCCGCATTCGCTTTTGAACTGGACCCGACGTCTGCTCACCGTGCGCAAGCAGTCCAAGGCGTTCGGTCGCGGCACGCTGAAAATGCTGTCGCCGACCAATCGCCGGGTTCTCGCCTACACCCGCGAATACACCGGGCCTGACGGCAAACACGAAATCATCCTGTGTGTGGCCAACGTGTCGCGTAGCGCCCAGGCAGTGGAACTCGACCTGTCCGCTTATGTCGGCATGGTGCCGGTGGAAATGCTCGGCGGTAACGCATTCCCGCCCATCGGCCAGTTGAATTTCCTCCTGACCCTGGCGCCTTACGGGTTCTACTGGTTCGGCCTCGCCGCCGAGAACCAGATGCCGAGCTGGCACGTGGAACCGGCGCAAAGCCTGCCGGACTTCACCACGCTGGTGTTGAAAAAACGCATGGAAGAACTGCTGGAATCGCCGTCCAGAAATACGTTGGAGCAGGGCATCCTGCCGAACTGGTTGCAGAACCGCCGCTGGTTTGCCGGCAAGGACGCGGCTATCGAGCAAGTCAACCTGGCCTACGGTGTGCGTTTCGGTGATGCGCAGCATCCGGTGCTGTTGAGTGAAATCGAAGTCACCAGCGGCGGCCAGACCAGCCGCTATCAACTGCCGTTCGGCTTTATTGCCGAAGATCAGGTTGGCGCGGCATTGCCCCAACAACTGGCGCTGTCACGGGTGCGCCGTGGGCCGCAGGTCGGTTTGATCACCGATGCCTTCAGCCTGGAGAACTTTATCCGCACGGTGTTGCAAGGAATGCACGAAAACCGGGTATTGCCTTCCGATGGCGGCGAGATCCGTTTCGAGCCGACGGCTGAACTGGCGAAACTGGGCCTGACGGCAGAGTCGGAAGTGCGCTACCTGTCCGCCGAGCAATCCAACAGCTCGGTGGTGATCGGCAACAGCCTGGTGCTCAAGCTGATCCGCAAAGTCGCCTCGGGTGTGCACCCGGAACTGGAAATGAGCGCGTATCTGACCAGCGCCGGGTTCGGCAATATCTCGCCGCTGCTGGGTGCGGTGGTGCGTCGGGATGCGGCGGGCGAAGACAACCTGCTGATGATCGCCCAAGGTTACCTGAGCAATCAGGGCGATGCCTGGGAGTGGACCCAGAACAACCTGGAACGGGCGTTGCGCGACGAGCTGGCGGACGCGATGTCCGATCAGGACCAGCACTACAACGCGCTTGGCGAGCTGAAGGATTTCGCGGCCATGCTTGGCCAGCGCCTGGGCGAAATGCATCAAGTGCTTGCAGCGCCGAGCAACAACCCTGATTTCGAACCGCAAAACACCACGCAAAAAGATGCGCTGGCGACGGCCAAGGATGTGGCGGCGCAGATCGAGCATGCGCTGAAGTTGCTCAAACAGCATCAAAACGAACTGAACCCGGCGGACAAAACCCTGGTCAGCCGTTTACTGGACAACAAAAAAGCCATTCTTAGTCACGTGCAGGAGTTGGGCAAAAAGACTGCGGGTGGCCTGCGGATTCGCGTGCATGGCGACTTGCACCTTGGCCAGGTACTGGTGATCAAGGGCGATGCCTACCTCATCGATTTCGAAGGCGAACCGGCGCGACCGCTGCACGAACGCCGGGGCAAGCACAGCCCGTACAAGGATGTCAGCGGTGTATTGCGTTCCTTCGACTATGCGGCGGCGATGACCATCAACGTGCACAACGTCGACAACACGGCGCAGGCACAGGCGGCTCGCAAGCGAGTGGCGGATCGTTATTTGAGTGAAGCAAAACAGGCATTTGTCGACGCTTATCGGCTGGCGGCAGCTACGCTTGGCCATGCGTGGCAAGATCCCGAAGGCGAGGACGCCGCACTGGCGTTGTTCGGCCTGGAGAAGGCGGCTTATGAAGTGGCCTATGAGGCGGAAAATCGTCCCACCTGGCTGCCCGTGCCGTTGCACGGTTTATATGGATTATTGAGTGGGCTTAAACCCTTTTCCGATCTTGGTGGAGAGTAG
- the glgB gene encoding 1,4-alpha-glucan branching protein GlgB gives MSFSNKEQGHHHKEALLPRARDIDALVRAEHHDPFAILGPHGDGAGGQFIRAYLPDALSVQVVAKESGEELGNLEATQTPGLFVGHFDRAQPYLLRTRWAGGEQTAEDPYSFGPLLGDMDLYLFAEGNHRDLSSALGAQLMTVDCVDGVRFAVWAPNAKRVSVVGDFNVWDGRRHPMRLRHPTGVWELFIPRLQAGEAYKYEILGKDGILPLKADPMALATSLPPDTASKVASPLKIDWQDQDWMLSRGERHRPTAPLSIYELHAGSWQCELDDLGEVARQYTWPELAERLIPYVKELGFTHIELMPVMEHPFGGSWGYQLLSQFATSARYGTGDEFAAFVNACHQAEIGVILDWVPAHFPTDTHGLAQFDGTALYEYGNPQEGFHQDWDTLIYNLGRTEVHGYMLASALHWLKHFHVDGLRVDAVASMLYRDYSRKAGEWVPNRHGGRENLESIDFLRHLNDVVALEAPGALVIAEESTAWPGVSQSTQQGGLGFAYKWNMGWMHDSLHYIQQDPVYRAHHHNELSFGLVYAWSERFILPISHDEVVHGKHSLIDKMPGDRWQKFANLRAYLSFMWAHPGKKLLFMGCEFGQWREWNHDQQLDWYLLQYSEHKGVQKLVGDLNRLYREEPAMHEQDDVPQGFQWLIGDDAINSVYAWLRWSKEGRPVLVVANFTPVPREAYRVGVPFAGRWTELLNSDSATYAGSNYGNSGGAFTEEAPSHGQALSLVLNLPPLAVLMLSPEG, from the coding sequence ATGAGTTTCTCGAACAAGGAACAGGGTCATCATCACAAAGAAGCGCTGCTACCCAGGGCGCGCGATATCGACGCACTGGTGCGTGCCGAGCATCACGACCCTTTTGCAATTCTCGGCCCCCACGGCGACGGTGCCGGTGGGCAATTCATTCGTGCCTATCTGCCGGACGCCCTGAGCGTGCAGGTGGTGGCCAAGGAATCCGGGGAAGAGCTAGGCAACCTTGAGGCGACCCAGACACCGGGGCTGTTCGTCGGGCACTTCGACCGGGCGCAACCGTATCTGCTGCGGACCCGCTGGGCCGGTGGCGAACAAACCGCCGAAGATCCCTACAGCTTCGGCCCATTGCTCGGCGACATGGATTTGTACCTGTTCGCCGAGGGCAATCACCGGGATCTGAGCAGCGCCCTCGGTGCACAGTTGATGACCGTGGACTGCGTCGACGGTGTGCGCTTCGCCGTATGGGCGCCAAATGCCAAAAGAGTATCGGTAGTCGGTGACTTCAACGTCTGGGACGGTCGCCGTCATCCGATGCGCCTGCGCCACCCGACCGGCGTCTGGGAGTTGTTCATTCCACGCCTGCAAGCGGGCGAAGCCTACAAATACGAAATTCTCGGCAAGGACGGGATTCTGCCGCTGAAGGCCGACCCTATGGCGCTGGCCACGAGCCTGCCACCGGACACCGCGTCGAAAGTCGCTTCGCCATTGAAGATCGACTGGCAGGACCAGGACTGGATGCTGTCCCGAGGCGAACGTCACCGCCCGACCGCGCCGTTGTCGATCTACGAATTACACGCCGGTTCCTGGCAATGCGAACTGGACGACCTTGGCGAAGTGGCTCGCCAGTACACCTGGCCCGAATTGGCCGAGCGGCTGATTCCTTACGTCAAAGAGCTGGGCTTCACCCACATCGAACTGATGCCGGTCATGGAACACCCGTTCGGTGGTTCGTGGGGTTATCAGTTGCTCTCGCAATTCGCCACCAGCGCCCGTTACGGCACGGGGGATGAATTCGCGGCATTCGTTAACGCGTGTCACCAGGCCGAAATCGGCGTGATCCTCGATTGGGTGCCGGCGCATTTTCCTACCGACACCCATGGCCTGGCGCAGTTCGACGGCACGGCACTGTACGAATACGGCAACCCGCAGGAAGGCTTTCACCAGGATTGGGACACGCTGATCTACAACCTCGGCCGCACCGAGGTGCACGGCTACATGCTGGCCTCGGCTCTGCACTGGCTCAAGCATTTCCACGTCGATGGCCTGCGGGTCGATGCCGTGGCGTCGATGCTGTACCGCGATTACTCGCGCAAGGCCGGCGAGTGGGTGCCGAACCGCCATGGCGGTCGGGAAAATCTTGAGTCGATCGACTTCCTGCGTCATCTCAACGATGTGGTCGCCCTCGAAGCGCCGGGCGCATTGGTGATTGCCGAAGAGTCCACCGCGTGGCCGGGCGTCAGTCAGAGCACGCAACAGGGCGGCCTCGGTTTTGCCTACAAATGGAACATGGGCTGGATGCATGATTCACTGCACTACATCCAGCAAGACCCGGTGTACCGCGCGCATCACCACAACGAGCTGAGTTTCGGTCTGGTGTACGCCTGGTCCGAGCGTTTCATCCTGCCGATTTCCCACGACGAAGTGGTGCACGGCAAGCATTCGCTGATCGACAAAATGCCCGGCGACCGCTGGCAGAAATTCGCCAACCTGCGGGCCTACCTGAGTTTCATGTGGGCGCATCCGGGCAAGAAGCTGTTGTTCATGGGCTGCGAGTTCGGTCAGTGGCGCGAGTGGAACCACGACCAGCAACTGGACTGGTACTTGCTGCAATACTCCGAACACAAAGGCGTGCAGAAACTGGTGGGCGACCTCAATCGCCTGTACCGCGAAGAGCCTGCAATGCACGAGCAGGACGATGTGCCGCAAGGCTTCCAGTGGTTGATCGGCGACGATGCGATCAACAGCGTCTATGCGTGGCTGCGCTGGAGCAAGGAGGGGCGGCCGGTGTTGGTAGTGGCCAACTTCACCCCGGTGCCCCGTGAGGCATATCGGGTCGGCGTGCCGTTTGCCGGGCGCTGGACCGAGTTGCTAAACAGCGATTCGGCGACCTATGCCGGTTCCAATTACGGCAACAGTGGCGGGGCGTTTACCGAAGAAGCGCCGAGCCACGGGCAGGCGTTGTCGCTGGTGCTGAATTTGCCGCCGTTGGCGGTGTTGATGCTCAGTCCGGAGGGATGA
- a CDS encoding autotransporter outer membrane beta-barrel domain-containing protein has product MRTSLTQQEIKVTFCTVSSSLLLCSSMEVQAQPAEEEVTPWYRQDIPVLTLPALDTTYPGRFSPNPDIRSSHFTTEDATPYAWDQIYGQASRQAQTDALAQGFTNFGSGELKGPAILTLQSTSGHTQRVGLIGGTNQIQGNSNGLVTNRGMSDPNTDTLNLQGQSLGAYYSLTGPQGWHVDLSASGGRVNGVSRNDQGARQITEGSAVTLSVEGGFPIGISENWVVEPQAQLINQRITLDTPYAGSANASSSDLTSWSGRVGAKLKGSYDINGLPVEPYVRTNLWHTVYTGNTVTLDQVDKISSSRNSSTVELGLGLVAKVTPTVSLYVSADYSSDVDDNDLNGIIGSLGVRMRW; this is encoded by the coding sequence ATGAGAACTTCACTCACCCAACAAGAGATCAAAGTCACTTTTTGCACTGTCTCGAGTTCACTCTTGCTGTGCTCCTCCATGGAAGTACAGGCCCAACCGGCCGAGGAAGAAGTAACGCCCTGGTATCGCCAGGACATTCCCGTGCTTACCCTGCCTGCTCTCGACACCACCTACCCCGGCCGTTTCAGCCCCAACCCCGACATACGAAGTAGCCACTTCACCACCGAAGACGCAACGCCCTATGCCTGGGATCAGATTTACGGACAGGCGTCACGCCAGGCGCAAACCGACGCCCTCGCCCAAGGCTTTACCAACTTCGGTTCAGGCGAACTCAAAGGCCCGGCGATCCTGACCCTGCAAAGCACCAGCGGCCATACCCAGCGAGTCGGCCTGATTGGCGGCACCAACCAGATTCAGGGCAACAGCAATGGCCTGGTGACCAATCGCGGCATGTCCGACCCGAACACCGACACCCTCAACCTGCAAGGCCAAAGCCTCGGCGCCTACTACAGTCTGACCGGCCCACAAGGCTGGCACGTCGATCTGTCGGCCAGCGGTGGCCGGGTCAACGGTGTCAGCCGCAACGATCAAGGCGCGCGGCAAATTACCGAAGGCAGCGCGGTGACGCTGTCGGTCGAAGGCGGCTTCCCGATTGGCATCAGCGAGAACTGGGTAGTTGAACCGCAAGCACAATTGATCAACCAGCGGATCACCCTGGACACCCCTTACGCGGGCTCAGCCAATGCGTCCTCCAGCGACTTGACGTCGTGGAGCGGTCGGGTCGGTGCCAAATTGAAAGGGAGCTACGACATCAACGGCCTGCCCGTCGAACCCTATGTGCGGACCAACTTGTGGCACACGGTGTACACCGGTAATACCGTGACGCTCGATCAGGTCGACAAGATCAGCAGCAGTCGCAACTCTTCAACGGTCGAGTTGGGATTGGGGCTGGTGGCAAAGGTCACGCCGACCGTGAGCCTGTACGTCAGCGCCGATTACAGCAGTGATGTGGATGACAATGATCTGAACGGGATCATTGGCAGCCTGGGTGTGCGGATGCGGTGGTGA
- a CDS encoding autotransporter outer membrane beta-barrel domain-containing protein, with the protein MTFSTDLPKYRYSACAFSLWLCVGWSSSSQAACTLTPTAGNDTFTCDSASSGPLTDLAGNNTLNLPANGTGTINGDVTFGAGTDTINMDSGRIVGIVDQGDGADVFNISNGQVTGPVNQGNGIDNFTMSGGSIGSLAQGDNRDFFRMTGGTIVGAFEDGDTATMTGGTIGRVDMKLDNNLFDLSGGQILGNLVTGFGTDTIIVSGGRIGGNISVSGGNDSITVTGGEIVGEVRASTGNDTFVWDGGGIIRSQILLEDGNDSATLRNLGESTLAQTPSLNGSTGIDVLTFDRTTTAGAGRYVNWETVNLNNGSQFDLAGNFVLGDGTSGTGVFNIDGSSVLTSTQGRITPFTAGQRATLNNAGIIDLSGGNTSDMLTVQGNYAGNGGQLWVQSALGDDSSPSDKLVVNGGTLTGTTAITVSNLGGAGAETLQNGIQVVQAQGTAVSNSDAFSLKAPVSAGAYDYVLYKGGVTVGSENSWYLRSAAVAVPLVAVPNPDPTLPPILVPLVATPVAAAGSPSVPVPAPGSAPIPLYRPEVPTWSVLPPAAAQLTMTALGTFHDRQGDQRLLTETGSFGAGWGRVYGKNYEQTWAGTVTPRVDGSLNGFQVGNDLFASQLAGGQTQRSGFFVGHSRLKGDVDGFNQGFEDKRAGKVELEGDSLGVYWTITDPGNAYIDALAMHTWLYGGSHSDRGLKIDNDGHALTLSVEAGYPFAMANNWVIEPQAQIIHQQIDLDSQDDGVSRVSFDSDPALTGRFGARLKGRYDVSGLPLEPYLRANLWHTFTGTDTVTFAGTTDIDTEQRTSWADLGIGAILTLAPSVSVYANADYSSNIDSNQQRGMAGNLGIRLSW; encoded by the coding sequence ATGACTTTTTCGACAGATCTGCCCAAGTACCGCTACAGCGCCTGTGCTTTTTCCCTCTGGCTTTGTGTCGGATGGTCATCCTCCTCCCAAGCCGCCTGCACCCTTACCCCGACCGCCGGCAACGACACCTTCACATGCGATAGCGCCAGCAGCGGGCCGTTGACCGATCTGGCGGGCAACAACACCCTGAATCTGCCCGCCAACGGCACCGGAACGATCAATGGCGACGTGACGTTCGGTGCAGGCACTGACACGATCAACATGGATTCCGGTCGTATCGTGGGCATCGTGGATCAGGGGGATGGCGCCGATGTCTTCAACATCAGCAACGGCCAGGTCACCGGTCCCGTCAACCAGGGCAATGGCATCGACAACTTCACCATGAGTGGTGGCAGCATCGGGTCCCTGGCCCAGGGCGACAATCGTGACTTCTTCCGCATGACCGGTGGCACGATTGTCGGTGCCTTCGAGGACGGTGACACCGCCACGATGACCGGAGGCACCATCGGCCGGGTCGACATGAAACTCGACAACAACCTGTTCGACCTGTCCGGCGGGCAGATCCTCGGCAACCTGGTCACCGGTTTCGGCACCGACACCATCATCGTTTCCGGGGGCAGGATCGGCGGCAACATCAGCGTCAGCGGCGGCAACGACAGCATCACGGTGACCGGCGGCGAGATCGTTGGCGAGGTCCGTGCCAGCACCGGCAACGACACCTTCGTGTGGGATGGCGGCGGCATTATCCGTTCGCAAATCTTGCTGGAAGACGGCAATGACAGTGCAACCCTGCGCAATCTCGGCGAGAGCACACTCGCCCAGACACCCAGCCTCAACGGCAGCACCGGCATCGATGTGCTGACCTTCGACCGCACCACAACCGCGGGGGCCGGGCGCTACGTCAATTGGGAAACGGTCAACCTGAACAACGGCTCTCAGTTCGATCTCGCCGGTAACTTCGTTCTCGGTGACGGCACCAGCGGCACCGGCGTATTCAACATCGACGGCAGCAGCGTTCTGACGTCCACCCAGGGCAGAATCACGCCTTTCACCGCCGGCCAACGCGCTACCCTGAACAACGCCGGGATCATCGATCTGAGCGGTGGCAATACCAGCGACATGCTGACGGTGCAGGGTAATTACGCAGGTAATGGCGGACAGTTGTGGGTGCAAAGTGCGCTGGGCGATGACAGTTCACCGAGCGACAAACTGGTGGTCAACGGCGGAACGCTCACAGGCACCACGGCCATTACCGTGAGCAACCTGGGTGGCGCCGGCGCGGAAACCTTGCAGAACGGCATCCAAGTGGTTCAGGCCCAAGGCACGGCCGTCAGCAACAGCGACGCCTTCAGCCTCAAGGCTCCGGTATCGGCCGGAGCCTATGATTACGTCCTGTACAAGGGCGGTGTCACGGTCGGCAGCGAAAACAGTTGGTATTTGCGCTCGGCTGCCGTGGCAGTGCCGCTGGTTGCGGTGCCCAACCCCGACCCGACGCTGCCGCCGATTCTGGTGCCGCTGGTAGCCACGCCAGTGGCGGCGGCCGGCAGTCCGTCGGTGCCGGTTCCTGCACCGGGCTCAGCACCGATCCCCTTGTATCGTCCGGAAGTCCCGACCTGGTCAGTGTTGCCGCCAGCAGCGGCGCAATTGACCATGACCGCCCTCGGCACCTTCCACGATCGCCAGGGCGATCAACGTCTGCTGACCGAGACCGGATCCTTCGGTGCAGGCTGGGGCCGGGTCTATGGCAAGAACTACGAGCAAACCTGGGCCGGCACCGTGACACCCAGGGTCGACGGTTCGCTCAATGGCTTCCAGGTCGGCAACGATCTTTTTGCTTCGCAATTGGCAGGCGGGCAAACCCAGCGCAGCGGTTTCTTCGTCGGCCACAGCCGCTTGAAAGGTGATGTCGACGGTTTCAATCAGGGCTTCGAAGACAAACGCGCCGGCAAGGTCGAGCTTGAGGGCGACAGCCTCGGCGTCTATTGGACAATCACCGATCCCGGCAATGCGTACATCGATGCGTTGGCAATGCACACCTGGCTTTACGGTGGCAGCCATTCCGATCGAGGTCTGAAGATCGACAATGACGGGCATGCCCTGACCCTTTCAGTGGAGGCTGGCTATCCCTTCGCGATGGCGAACAACTGGGTCATCGAACCCCAGGCGCAAATCATCCACCAACAGATTGATCTCGACAGTCAGGACGACGGTGTTTCCCGGGTGTCCTTCGATTCCGATCCGGCCTTGACCGGGCGCTTCGGCGCTCGCCTCAAAGGTCGCTACGACGTCAGCGGCCTGCCACTGGAACCCTACTTGCGCGCCAACCTGTGGCACACCTTTACCGGGACTGACACGGTCACTTTTGCCGGAACCACCGACATCGACACCGAGCAAAGGACTTCATGGGCCGATCTAGGTATCGGCGCGATCCTGACCCTCGCCCCCAGCGTCAGCGTGTACGCCAACGCCGACTACAGCAGCAATATCGACAGCAATCAGCAGCGAGGAATGGCCGGCAACCTGGGTATCAGGCTGAGCTGGTAA
- a CDS encoding endonuclease/exonuclease/phosphatase family protein yields MTSTSKPQAVESVPLDKPPAIHRLRVLTVNTHKGFTALNRRFILPELREAVRSTSADLVFLQEVVGEHDRHSSRYNDWPQTSQYEFLADSMWSDFAYGRNAVYPDGHHGNALLSKYPIREYRNLDVSITGPERRGLLHCVLDVPGHAEVHAICVHLSLLESHRQLQLQLLCQLLESLPDDAPVIIAGDFNDWQLQGNAALARRDYLHEAFERHHGRPAKTYPARFPLLRLDRIYLRNASSHEPKILGSKPWTHLSDHLPLAVEVRL; encoded by the coding sequence GTGACCAGTACTTCCAAGCCGCAGGCGGTCGAATCAGTACCGTTGGACAAACCACCGGCCATCCATCGACTGCGTGTGCTGACCGTCAATACTCACAAGGGATTCACCGCGCTCAACCGCCGATTCATCCTGCCGGAGCTGCGCGAAGCGGTACGCAGCACCTCGGCGGACCTGGTGTTTTTGCAGGAAGTCGTCGGCGAACACGATCGGCATTCCTCGCGCTACAACGACTGGCCACAAACCTCGCAATACGAGTTCCTGGCCGACAGCATGTGGAGCGATTTCGCCTATGGCCGCAATGCGGTCTATCCCGACGGCCACCACGGTAATGCGCTGCTTTCGAAATATCCGATTCGCGAATACCGCAACCTCGATGTTTCCATCACCGGCCCCGAGCGCCGCGGGCTGCTGCATTGCGTGCTGGACGTTCCGGGGCACGCCGAGGTCCATGCGATCTGCGTGCATTTGAGCCTGCTGGAAAGTCATCGGCAGTTGCAGCTTCAATTGCTCTGCCAGTTGCTCGAATCCCTGCCCGACGATGCACCGGTGATCATCGCCGGCGATTTCAACGACTGGCAGCTGCAAGGCAATGCCGCCCTCGCCCGTCGCGACTACCTGCACGAAGCTTTTGAACGCCATCACGGCCGCCCCGCAAAAACCTACCCTGCGCGTTTTCCACTGCTGCGCCTGGATCGCATTTATCTGCGAAATGCCAGCAGCCATGAGCCGAAAATACTCGGCAGCAAACCCTGGACGCATCTGTCGGACCATCTGCCATTGGCGGTTGAAGTGCGGCTGTGA
- a CDS encoding PIG-L family deacetylase has product MKPVSISEHSLPAQIWNSAPQLDNIPVINTQSLVPPGARAVVIAPHPGDEVVTCGGLLQLLSAMGHPLQLISVTDGSASHPGSQQWSEKRLSVFRSQESVEALRRLGLPMHSLKWIRGGFTDNALAEHEQALTRFIARYLRPGDVVFSTWSEDGTRDHDAVGRASAAAANIAGADFNEVPVWAWHWPTRDRDSIPWHRARKVRLDTWTVARKSHATHAYASQLDGEPAIGIAPLLPRILLERMRLPYEIVFI; this is encoded by the coding sequence ATGAAACCTGTTTCCATCAGTGAACACAGCCTGCCAGCACAGATCTGGAACAGCGCCCCGCAACTGGACAATATTCCGGTTATCAACACACAGTCGCTGGTCCCGCCCGGTGCTCGTGCCGTGGTGATCGCCCCGCATCCGGGCGATGAAGTGGTGACCTGCGGCGGACTCCTGCAATTACTCAGCGCCATGGGCCATCCGCTGCAATTGATTTCGGTAACCGACGGCAGTGCCAGTCATCCGGGATCACAGCAATGGTCGGAGAAACGCCTCAGCGTGTTTCGCTCTCAGGAAAGCGTTGAAGCCCTGCGCCGGCTCGGGTTACCGATGCACAGCCTGAAATGGATTCGCGGCGGCTTCACCGACAACGCCCTGGCCGAGCATGAACAGGCATTGACCCGCTTCATCGCCCGCTACCTGCGGCCCGGCGACGTGGTGTTCAGCACCTGGTCCGAAGACGGTACCCGCGATCACGACGCCGTCGGCCGTGCCAGTGCCGCCGCCGCAAACATCGCCGGTGCCGACTTCAATGAAGTGCCGGTCTGGGCCTGGCACTGGCCGACGCGCGACCGGGATTCGATCCCCTGGCACCGTGCCCGCAAGGTTCGCCTGGACACCTGGACCGTCGCGCGCAAAAGCCACGCGACCCATGCCTACGCCAGCCAGCTCGACGGTGAACCGGCGATCGGCATCGCCCCGCTACTGCCACGGATCCTGCTGGAACGAATGCGCTTGCCGTATGAAATTGTCTTCATCTGA